The following coding sequences lie in one Mycobacterium gordonae genomic window:
- a CDS encoding LLM class F420-dependent oxidoreductase, with the protein MKFGISTFVNDDSIDTVSLARAIEERGFESLIIAEHTHIPASRESAYPLGGELPKIYYRTLDPFVTLAAAAAVTSTIELFTGIALLIQRDPIITAKEAASIDLISGGRFVFGVGAGWNLEEMRDHGTDPKTRGALLDERIEAIKALWTDEPAEYHGKHVDFPPSYIRPKPVRRPHPPIYIGGNSDATMKRVVRHQAGWISNPFPIEEVTRRVEQLRGAAGHDVPLAMFGTPNNLEYWRAAEDLGFGQLGLLLPTKPRDESLRLLDDYAARVAQYRV; encoded by the coding sequence ATGAAGTTCGGGATCTCAACATTCGTCAACGACGACAGCATCGATACGGTGTCACTGGCGCGGGCGATCGAGGAACGCGGATTCGAGTCGTTGATAATCGCCGAACACACGCACATCCCCGCGAGCCGCGAATCGGCCTACCCGCTCGGCGGGGAGCTGCCGAAAATCTACTACCGGACTCTGGACCCGTTCGTCACGCTGGCCGCGGCCGCGGCCGTGACGTCGACGATTGAGCTCTTCACCGGGATCGCGTTGCTCATCCAGCGGGACCCGATCATCACGGCCAAGGAGGCCGCCAGCATCGACCTGATTTCGGGTGGGCGCTTTGTGTTCGGTGTAGGCGCCGGTTGGAACCTCGAGGAGATGCGCGATCACGGCACCGACCCGAAGACCCGCGGCGCACTCCTGGACGAACGCATCGAAGCGATCAAGGCGCTCTGGACCGACGAACCCGCCGAATACCACGGCAAACACGTGGACTTCCCGCCGTCCTATATCCGGCCCAAGCCGGTGCGGAGGCCGCATCCGCCCATCTACATCGGCGGCAACTCCGACGCCACGATGAAGCGGGTGGTCCGGCACCAGGCCGGCTGGATTTCCAATCCCTTCCCGATCGAGGAAGTCACCCGACGCGTCGAGCAGTTGCGCGGCGCCGCCGGCCACGACGTCCCGCTGGCCATGTTCGGCACGCCCAATAATCTCGAATATTGGCGCGCTGCAGAGGATTTGGGCTTTGGGCAGCTGGGGCTGCTGCTGCCCACCAAACCGCGCGACGAGTCACTGCGGTTGCTCGACGACTATGCGGCCCGAGTCGCGCAGTACCGCGTCTGA
- a CDS encoding nitroreductase family deazaflavin-dependent oxidoreductase, with the protein MAQQPRTSAAFSAAGRVLSRPAMRPVTRAFSNLHAAMYRWTRGRAQNRKYPTMLLTVTGRKTGKPQTVPLIYVRDAERYVIAAAYAGSDTDPAWWLNLQANPRAVAQVGDERFDVAAHLAPSDRRPQLWRRLVEMYPYFTEYQQRTSRQIPVVLLRRVADGDQP; encoded by the coding sequence TTGGCTCAGCAGCCGCGGACATCCGCAGCATTCTCCGCTGCCGGGCGCGTACTCAGCCGACCGGCGATGCGGCCGGTGACCCGCGCGTTCAGCAACCTGCACGCGGCGATGTATCGATGGACCCGCGGCCGGGCGCAGAACCGCAAGTATCCGACCATGCTGCTGACCGTCACCGGCCGCAAAACCGGTAAGCCGCAGACGGTTCCGCTGATCTATGTCAGAGATGCCGAGCGGTACGTGATTGCGGCCGCCTACGCGGGCAGCGACACTGACCCGGCCTGGTGGCTCAATCTTCAGGCGAATCCCCGTGCCGTGGCGCAAGTGGGCGATGAACGATTCGACGTAGCGGCGCACCTCGCCCCGTCGGATCGGCGTCCGCAGCTGTGGCGGCGACTGGTCGAGATGTATCCGTACTTCACCGAATATCAGCAGCGCACGAGCCGGCAGATCCCGGTGGTGCTCCTGCGACGAGTGGCGGACGGCGATCAACCCTGA
- a CDS encoding TetR/AcrR family transcriptional regulator codes for MTARERLIDSAIEMLRRHGVAGTGLADLLEHSGTARRSVYVNFPGGKSELMAEATRKAGRLFDSALAGEAPGSDVRASLAAFVKSWQETLHSSDYTAGCPVVAAALGRTESPAAADAAGEAFTAWQQLIAERLREEGVAVEEAAALATTIVAAVEGAVILCRATRSTDPLDRTARVLDRLVDQG; via the coding sequence ATGACCGCCCGTGAGCGCCTGATCGACAGCGCCATCGAAATGCTGCGCCGGCACGGGGTGGCCGGCACCGGCCTGGCCGACCTGCTCGAGCACAGCGGCACCGCTCGCCGGTCGGTCTACGTAAACTTTCCGGGCGGCAAATCGGAACTGATGGCCGAGGCCACCCGAAAGGCGGGCCGGCTGTTCGATTCGGCGTTGGCGGGTGAGGCGCCCGGCAGTGATGTGCGGGCGTCTCTGGCGGCGTTCGTCAAGTCGTGGCAGGAGACGCTGCACTCGAGCGACTACACCGCCGGGTGCCCCGTCGTCGCTGCCGCACTCGGACGAACCGAGTCACCGGCAGCCGCAGATGCCGCCGGCGAGGCGTTCACCGCGTGGCAGCAGCTGATTGCCGAACGGCTGCGCGAAGAAGGAGTTGCGGTGGAAGAAGCGGCGGCGTTGGCAACCACCATCGTGGCCGCCGTCGAGGGCGCCGTCATCCTTTGTCGGGCCACACGTTCTACCGACCCTTTGGACCGGACCGCGCGGGTGCTCGACCGGTTGGTGGATCAGGGTTGA
- a CDS encoding nitroreductase/quinone reductase family protein: MSDTHDPKTLQKFRRERAVGRYVFNPMVKGLSRLGLRTALATELETIGRKTGQLRRVPVSVQFDDAGAWLICQHGTRSGWGRNIVDNPNVRVRQGNRWRTGVATLRPDDDVVARGRQFGRLGATVVKALETTPVSVRIDFTD; encoded by the coding sequence ATGTCAGACACACACGACCCCAAGACCCTGCAGAAGTTCCGGCGGGAACGCGCCGTCGGACGCTACGTGTTCAATCCGATGGTGAAGGGCCTGAGCCGACTGGGCCTGCGCACCGCGCTGGCCACCGAACTCGAGACCATCGGTCGCAAGACGGGACAGCTGCGTCGGGTCCCGGTGTCCGTGCAATTCGACGACGCCGGGGCGTGGCTGATCTGCCAGCACGGCACCCGTTCCGGCTGGGGACGCAATATCGTCGACAACCCGAATGTGCGCGTGCGGCAAGGTAATCGGTGGCGCACCGGGGTCGCGACTCTTAGGCCCGACGATGATGTGGTGGCCCGGGGCCGCCAGTTCGGCCGCCTGGGCGCGACCGTGGTGAAGGCACTGGAGACCACGCCGGTGTCGGTGCGGATCGACTTCACCGACTGA